In one Pseudomonas fitomaticsae genomic region, the following are encoded:
- a CDS encoding OsmC family protein, with amino-acid sequence MTVTVNTVSAEGFRHTVQIDEHELFADVPTTAGGEGSAPEPHDYFDAALGACKALTLKLYAKKKDIPLTGVGVEVKRDNSQEQKGKYALHVTLTLKGVLTDAQREELLRVADRCPIHKLMTTSEVTIETHAPIGFDSQ; translated from the coding sequence ATGACCGTTACCGTCAATACCGTGTCCGCCGAAGGTTTTCGCCATACCGTACAGATCGATGAGCATGAACTGTTTGCCGACGTCCCGACGACTGCCGGCGGCGAAGGCTCGGCTCCGGAGCCGCACGATTACTTCGACGCCGCCCTCGGCGCCTGCAAGGCTCTGACCCTGAAGCTGTACGCGAAGAAAAAGGACATCCCGCTGACCGGCGTCGGCGTTGAGGTCAAACGCGACAACAGCCAGGAACAGAAAGGCAAATACGCCCTGCACGTGACCCTCACCCTCAAGGGTGTGCTCACCGATGCCCAGCGCGAAGAACTGCTGCGCGTTGCCGACCGCTGCCCGATCCACAAGCTGATGACCACCAGCGAAGTCACCATCGAAACCCACGCGCCAATCGGCTTCGACAGCCAGTAA
- a CDS encoding amidohydrolase family protein, with protein MPVCRRLLVSVFRLSLACLMVFTGAASARDYTYSDAHLHYVDFFQETAGMPKLLTAMKENAIEHVMISGIPVAKKWHEDEPKRPRYYAGDDADAYWYSATDVIVADAVQKLAPEQRQYFHPFLSGFNPNDKNSAAHIQRMLDLYPGLWQGIGEVFTRHDDLTALTSGDTPRANNEAMTRIYHLAAENDLPVMLHSNITSKREKNPLYLKEIEEPLRNHPHTRFIWAHAGTSAEIHRHQTQLDFLLPTLARMLEAYPNLFIDLSWSLLTPYLLDEKGQPRAEWVQLVERYPDRFMIGSDVVGRFNKLGKEIHSFSPFLDALPEVVAKKVARDNFLAILPRTALKSGKPALNR; from the coding sequence ATGCCTGTCTGCCGGAGATTGCTTGTGTCCGTGTTTCGTTTGAGTCTTGCCTGCCTGATGGTTTTTACCGGCGCCGCCAGTGCCCGGGATTACACCTACAGTGACGCGCACCTGCATTACGTGGATTTTTTCCAGGAAACCGCCGGCATGCCGAAATTGCTGACGGCCATGAAGGAAAACGCCATCGAGCACGTGATGATTTCCGGCATCCCTGTGGCGAAGAAATGGCACGAAGACGAGCCGAAGCGCCCGCGTTATTACGCTGGCGACGATGCCGATGCCTATTGGTACAGCGCGACTGATGTGATCGTTGCCGACGCGGTGCAGAAACTCGCACCGGAGCAGCGCCAATACTTCCACCCGTTTCTTTCAGGCTTCAACCCCAACGACAAGAACTCCGCCGCGCACATCCAGCGCATGCTCGATCTGTATCCCGGCTTGTGGCAGGGCATCGGCGAGGTCTTCACCCGTCACGACGACCTCACCGCGCTGACCTCCGGCGACACTCCACGCGCCAACAACGAAGCCATGACCCGCATCTATCATCTGGCCGCCGAAAACGATCTGCCGGTGATGCTGCATTCCAACATCACCTCCAAGCGTGAGAAGAATCCGCTGTACCTGAAGGAAATCGAAGAGCCGCTGCGTAATCATCCGCACACCCGGTTCATATGGGCCCATGCCGGCACCAGTGCCGAAATTCATCGTCATCAGACGCAACTGGATTTTCTGCTGCCGACCCTGGCGCGAATGCTGGAGGCGTACCCGAACCTGTTCATTGATCTGTCGTGGAGCCTGCTGACGCCTTATCTGCTGGACGAAAAGGGCCAGCCGCGAGCCGAGTGGGTGCAACTGGTGGAGCGCTATCCGGATCGCTTCATGATCGGTTCGGACGTGGTCGGGCGATTCAACAAACTCGGCAAGGAAATCCACAGCTTCAGTCCGTTTCTCGATGCCTTGCCCGAGGTAGTGGCAAAAAAAGTCGCACGGGACAACTTCCTGGCGATCTTGCCGCGAACAGCGCTCAAGTCCGGCAAACCCGCGCTGAATCGATAA